The region GCTGTAACTTGTATAGGCTACACTCACATGGGGTCAAAGAAAATCTACTTTCAGACACTAGTTAGTTTGGAGGcaagaaaatatattaattcatGCATGTGCTTGTCTTCTTCTACTGATGAATGATGATAAGCTTGTTTGTATTGGTTGTCTATGGATTTATATTGAGGTCTCCTTGTTATTGAGATCCATGTAAGCAGACATTTTCGTCTTACTTAGAGTAGATACATTACATGCGGACCGatgcataaaataaatatatggcctttttttgtcatttttgaaaAACAATTCTGTATAATATAAATTGGCAATATTTTATTGAAAGAAACAATAGAAAGAGACTTCCCTCATCGATTTCTGAATCTCATTGTATATACTATCTTCTTACTCACATTTATAAAAAACTTCAGCATTCTCCTGCTTGTTAACAATTTTAAATGATTGCTAGTGCTAAATCAATAGACTTTTGCAGCAGTCCTCTGTAAATATTAAATAGTACAAAAGCTAGCTCATAATCATATATTTCTGCAGAGAAGTGTTTAGAAAGTCTTAAGTAAAAGTTGATCTGCCAAAGAAGCAAATTAATATGATGCATATGACTAATTGCTCATTGCATAAACCTTGATCTTATAATTCTCAACTTAGTATTTGTTGTATGGCTGGTATTCTCTATGTAGATGAGTTTAaggttttctttttttccttaatGCCTTGCCATTCATTGTTTTGCTTCTTATTTAGAATATGGCattataaaaattgtttggAGAGTCATGTTTGGCTAAGCAAACCTAATGTAAAAGTTGAAACCAGTTCACGAACTTTCTTGCCTTGTAGTCCTGGTCTCAGCTGTTGCACTtcatttgtttcatttttttgctAGTAATGTTTGTGGAGTCTAATTTTGGCTTGATTATTGAGTTATTATAAGTTACTGAAGAGATCCAATTTCTTCTAACTTAAATTGCCACTTTCTTCTCCATTCTATTTATGTAATATTGTACAAGCAATTTCACAGGTCGTTATCCAAACCAATATGACTTGCTTTATGAATAGTACAATGAGTCATTATCATATAATGTATCCCTATTAAATTCTGAGGCAAATAACTAAATACTCTGTAACTGCATTTAATTTCAGCTTTTGTAGATTGAATTTACGCTAACTCTTGAGTAGgtaaaatggatgatgaatgagtTACTAGAGTAGGTAAAATGTATGACGAATGAGTTTAAGTTTCTTATTCTGGTCTGCTATTGTTAGGAATGGCGCTGCTTCTTGAGTAGAATATGAATTTGGTACTGAACTAAGAGGGTATTTACTTTGGCATGTTGGCTTAGGGATTAGATTTACTTACATGAGATCAAGCTTTTAAACGATTACATGATCAAATCAGCTCAAAATTAATCAATCCATCTAAGTATGTGGTAGTTTTGTCTTTACTACACCAAAAGTAAACACGGTCTAAAACGTTGGTACAAGTAGGGGAAAGGAAACAATGTTTCAGAAAGTGATGTTGGACCACATCCACCAAATGCTTAATTGAAAATAGTTTGGAAATTTCTTTGCTTTGCTTGCCTATCTCAAGCTAATATCGCTTGAGTAATGATCTTCGAATAATGTTTTATTGTTCCAGTCTGAAGTTTTTGCTGTTGCATTTGCACTTCTTGCGGCTGGCGCTATAATTCTGACCTTGAATGTGTTGCTGCTGGTATATCTTTCTCTCTCGCTCTGACACATACATGCACAAAGAACGAGCAACTAAATGCTACGAGTTGCAATTAATTATGTACCTTTAGCATGGACCAGTTTATGTTGCAATTAATAGACAGAGTTGTTACTCTCATGGATCTTGTGTATTTGTTTTAGGGGGGTCACATCATCTTCTTTCAGAGCCTAAGTCTTCTTGGTTACTGTTTATTTCCCCTGGATGTGGGTGCCTTGATTTGCATGTTGAAGGACAATGTAATAATTAAAGTGGTGGTTGTCGTCATCACATTGGCATGGAGCTCATGGGCTGCATATCCGTTCATGAGCAGCGCTGTTGGCCCGAGTAGGAAAGCCCTTGCACTATATCCTGTTTTACTTATGTACGTGTCCGTGGGTTTTCTCATCATCGCCATCGACTGATTCTGCTATACTTCTCATGGTGACAGTTGCATTACATGTACGGCATTAGGTGAATTGATTCCAATTAAAGTTTTGATTTTCTGGGATCTCCTTCAGAATTCAGTTTCTTTTTATTGAATGGTTGGATATATTTGTGAAATGAAATCCTACTTTCTTGACTGTAAATGCGTGCTTATTAATATTCGAAGAAGAGCAGGTGCATTGTGGGATGCCATAGGAAACACTTGGATCACTGCTGGAATATGTTACGCAAGTATGTCAATTATCCAAAGTGGAGGTTTGAAATTTAGAAATATAAATTCCAATATGGTATGTTTATAATAGTGAAAATAGATTACTGGTAAGAGGGTAAATAAATCTCTCTGTACTTTTATTTATGACAGTATATTCACAATCTAGGTATACTAAACTCTACATCATTGGAAAATTAAATTCGAGAcgtaattttatttcaatcatATTATTGGGTTTGCATTGGAAgactagaaaatttaaataaattcactATAGGATTCTATTTGGTTGATTATTGTATTAATTCTATTCTTACACTAAAACAgttaattgcatgctagaatgcATATAATTGATGTAAATGAAACTAAATCACAAATCATGCATTTCTACGGTTAATTAAACATACTATTTATAATTCTCCAATATAATTAATGTAAATGAAACTAAATCACAAATCATGAATTTCTACGGTTAATTAAACATACTATTTataattctccaaagaatcaacTTTGACTTGCAATGTCTACATGTGATGTTTTTGTATTGTATTGTAAATCTGTTGATTTGTTATCCAAACTCATTATTCGATCTTTGTGAGGACTAGCAAGAAATAGACAAAACTTCAACTCTATAGGGGAGCAGAATTCGAAAATCTCAGTGAAGGGAAttttcaaaatcttaaaatataaattagggCTTGTGTCTCGTGTCTACTCTCATGAATTAAAAAGTTATAATGAGCCGatgatccatggaggttggactgaACCACACCTGTTGATGTCAGGTTTACTAGGTTATGAAAAACTTTTCAAGGATACAAAATGGCCGAAACTGGGTTACACCTGTTAATTACCATTTCTTATTCGGCataagattttatgtagtagtttagttatgtgagttaagtagatattgaataaagtaagaaagaaaataaagtagggagTGATTTTtctgttttaagaaatgtgtcagTTAAAATGAGACatctcaaaaagaaaaaatgtgtcacttaaaGTGGGACGAATAAAGTACCTACTACCTTTGTCCTTCATTAGGAGTTCCGGTTTACCATTTTAATCTGTCAACATTAAAAGTCCCGGTTCATtgttactataaatggtaggtaaacctcacattccactaactcattttactcacatttcattactctttccgtccaccaataaactTCTCATTTGAACATTTTCGTCCATCCACCATTAAAcgtttcatttgttttttttactacttttggtaatagacctcacattccactaactttatctcaatcacatttaatcataaaacttaaaatactataaaagtatgactcacattctactaacattTTTAATcaactttctattatatttcttaaaattcgtgacCTGTCACATGTGCCCTTATATTagtggacggatgaagtataaaaGTAATGTATTAATGAGTCTCACATCTCACTATCTttttccactaatttttctttatactcctttcgtccccgtaaatatgaaacatttgattttcaacacgagattttatgtagtgttgttttatgaattagtgaagaaagagtaaagtaagaaagaaaaaaagtgaagaaataCTATTTTGATTTTAGGAAAATTGAAATGAGACTCCTAGTAATGGATAGATGGAATGTTATTTTTCAAAAGATTGCTGTTGGTGCAAAAGAGCTTATTCAAGGACCATCTAAGAAATTTGGTCTGGATTTATTAAAAGGCATTGGGAATGGAAAGATGAAAATAATACCATAGcttagagcattcacaacgCGTTTCTCCACTGGctcgcgttccgttccggaggaacgaaaccGTGGAGAAACGCGTTGCAAGCCGTCGTTTCGTCGCCAGCCCGTCCCGCGACCCGCCGTTACGCGACGCAGCACGAGACGTCttgccacgcgcctaggcgacgtggcgagctcccaggccatgcgtgacgcccactcgccggcccgcgagtgggcgtcgtcacgatgacgcaataaatatcttttttttaaaaaaattcgaattttaaaaaaaataaaaaaatttgtaaacggtaatattaccgttatagccgttttgcaatttttttaaatttctttactcaataaatactcctaattcatactcatttcactcacaaacacacatctattcctctcaaatcctctctattttcaccccaattttcatctcaaatcaactctgtttttcttctccccaatttaatcaaactaatggatccttttgaacaaatgcgtcaaataatgtaacaatcacttgaagaagatcgacgacgggaggcggaggaagccgcgccccCCCAACGACGCTCTcctacgtacatccatcgtaaccaggaggaagccgccgcaaggttagtacgcgactacttctgtgataacccggctcgtacgtggttcatggagaacatggtcgacatcatgtatatgtgcataatcttgcacaacatgattgtccaagacgaaggacccgatgtgggaaattggttcgaccccgaatcccctggaagctcaaccgcaagtagtccgcctcgaagtggagcgcatccgtctatacaagaacggttatctatatttgtgcaaggacacgcgactctagcgctcacacccaactccaagaggatctaattgaacACATTTAgacaaactttggcggatgaaattattaaattgtgtacttttatttttaggaaattattacaTTAagtttttttacgaattttatgttgtaagtttattttatttaatgaagtgtgttttttttaattgaatttggttggaaataaaatttaaaaatgaaattgaatgaatagtaatttaaggaacggataagaaacggagggttgcagattccgttccttagttaagaaatggagttaaaaagtacaatggacccgcaaatagtagtttaaggaacggtataacAACAACTTTGTGTATGGCCTTATATTCCCTCAATATCAATGCATGCCACAGCAGCCCTACGCTTTCCGTATTAATCTACCAATCGCTATCTAAATCTCCCTCCCAAGATTCTTACACTGCTATGATCACATCTCTACCCGATTTCCTCTACAAATCACTGAGAAACCATCACATATCTTCCCCATAACCATAACCATCACCATCTCCATCAATATATGCATAAATCCTctctgtttctctctctttttttttccttctctagTCTTTATAACATAtagtaaaacataaataatGAAGGAGATGTGGACAACCATGGCCTCCATAATGGGCGTGTGGGCCTTCGGCCAGAGCCTCCTCCACACGCTATTCCCCCCGGAGCTCCGTTTCGCTTCCCTCAAGCTCCTCCACCGCGTGTTTAGCTACTTCTCCGCCTATTGCTACTACGACATCACCGAGAGCGACGGCGTCAACACCAACGAGCTCTACAACGCCGTCCAGCTCTACCTCAGCTCCTCCGCCTCCGTCTCCGGCTCCCGCCTCAGTCTCACCCGCGCACTCAACTCCTCCTCCATCACCTACAGCCTCTCCAGCAACGACCGCCTCGTTGACTCCTTCAACGGCGCCACGGTAGAGTGGGAGCACGTCGTCACCCAGCGCCACTCCCCCACCTTCTCCTGGCGCCCCCTCCCCGAAGAAAAGCGCGTCTTCACTCTCCGTCTCAGGAAAAACAACAAACACCTGGTGCTCAACTCCTACCTCGATTTCGTCATGGACCGAGCCAACGACCTCCGCCGCAGCAATCAGGACCGCCTCCTCTACACCAACTCCCGCGGCGGCTCATTAGACTCCCGCGGCCATCCCTGGGAGTCTGTACCGTTTAAGCACCCCAGCACCTTCGACACCTTAGCCATGGATCCGCTGAAAAAATCTGAAATCATGGCCGATCTGTTGGATTTCGCCAACGGAGAGGCCTTTTACCAGAAAACTGGTAGGGCTTGGAAGAGGGGCTACCTCCTCTACGGTCCTCCGGGTACAGGAAAATCGAGCATAATCGCCGCCATGGCTAATTTCCTTGGCTACGACATCTACGATCTCGAATTGACAGAAGTTAACACGAATTCCGAGCTGCGGAAGCTACTGATGAAGACGAGTTCAAAATCGATTATCGTTATCGAAGACATCGACTGCTCGATTAATCTCACAAACAGGAACAACAAGCTAGGGGGAAGGAAGAATGCGGCGGCGTCTCCGCCGCCCGGCGACGACGGCGCCAACACGATTACGCTCTCCGGTTTACTGAATTTCACGGACGGATTGTGGTCGTGCTGCGGGAGCGAGAGGATCTTCGTGTTCACGACGAATCACATCGGGAAGCTCGATCCGGCGTTGCTGAGGAGCGGGAGGATGGACATGCACATCCACATGAGCTACTGCTCGTTTCCGGCGCTGAAGATTCTGTTGAAGAATTATTTGGATCTGGAAGAGAGCGATGTGGAGGGGGAGGAATTCGCGGCGGTGATCGACGAGGCAGAGATGACGCCGGCGGATATAAGCGAGGTGCTGATTAAGAATCGCCGCGATAAGAGCAGGGCGGTCGTTGAATTGATGGACGGGCTCAAAATTAGGGCGGAGAAAAGTCGATTGAAGAAATTAGGGATGGGGAATGTGGAAGATGAGGAGCAGGAGAAGAGGGCTTTGGAGAGTCCGCAGCAATTGCAGCAAAGTTGCATTGGAGATGTGGTTGATGATGACAAAATGCTTCGAACTTGAGTATGATATGAAAGGATGAAAATCGTGAAACGAATTCCATGgcattattgttttttttttcatgcttataatgaaatattcaTGTAGTCACTACTTTTACGTTGAGTCGTAATCGTTTTTGAATGGTAATATTATAAAATAGCCATTTACTTATTCAGGGAAAAAACAACAAATCTTATTTCGctctcttcatttttttttactttattctactccattcgtcccaaaaattgacaaaattgtatatgacacggattttaatgtgcaattggtaaaataagagggaTGAAGAAAAATTTAGAGGATTGTAAGGTTCACATTATTAGTTGTGTGTTTGTTCAAAACTTTTATTGtttagactttgtctaattttggagaatgattaaaaatggaaaaactagtctattttttgggGACGCATGGAGTATATTATCTAACAAAAGTTTATTGCTTTGCTTCATGTTGTGAAAGCTCCTGGTAACAAGTTCGAAGTCGATTATCTGGATATTGATTTGTAAAACTCTTTTAGAAATCTCGTTGTGATGATGCTTCAAATTTAACTAACATTGGGTAAGTGAAAAATTGTTCAAATGGATAATGCAAAGAGATTTAAATAAGAAATGCATAATGTGAGTGACAAACAAGGAGAAAACAGCTCAACTATATATGTAAAGATTTTATGTTGGAATAAAGAAAGATATACAAATGAAAAGCATGAGTCATTGTATGATGATAAAGTTGacgctttttgttcttttttaaaaaaattgacttTGTCTTGATTTTTATTACTGAGTTAGAAAAGTAGATTTTgcctttttccattttagccTATAAACTAAAGCAGATTTAATCTACGTGGCAACACCAACCAATGCATTTGTTTTCTAAAAAACAGTTTTAGGGACAATATACTAGTTCCATCTTAatacacatttttctttttggaggTCCTACCTTAAATAAcacattttttatataaaacttAACTCTCTCAAATTTTTCTCattcttattttatcatctcttcatttaactcacaaaataaaattatataaaatctcgtgtaaaaaagaaaaagctctatttaaaatgaaatggagggagtgtattttaatgtaaaactgataaaattagtgaaaaataaaaataagttagAAATTGTTTTAGTGGGAGCATGACTAAGcctaggggtgggtaggtacggtataccttaccgaaaccaccataccgtataccttaccgtaaattcggtatgcgaaaaaatcatacctttatcttaccaaaattttcggtataccttattttccgtatggagaattttcataccgatatcgtacctcattttcggtatgccgtaccaaagttcggtataccatacttttgtgatataccttactttcaatatcaatgaaaatataatatttgagtttttagaatactatttatattttatagtaatttaaataatatacggggtattaaatactaatatattttattcatattatattatatttcacaataaattttatactttaaaaatatataaaatactttatatattattatattcatattttacggtatataccttaaattatggtatataccgaatttcggtatggcgtggtatataaaaattcatacctttaccttaccgaaatatttcagtaaggtatcataccgtaccgaaaatcacggtataccgaaaattcggtattttcggtattttttcggtacgataaggccggtatttcggcatttcggtatttttccccagccctaacTAAGCCATAAACCAAAACTTTCAAGTTCGAGTATGTTTAGGTTTgctgtttttaaattttattaatttattaataaaaatatataagaTGAGATATTACTATATTACTATTGGATAGTAGAATCCGTATA is a window of Salvia splendens isolate huo1 chromosome 3, SspV2, whole genome shotgun sequence DNA encoding:
- the LOC121793454 gene encoding AAA-ATPase At5g57480-like codes for the protein MKEMWTTMASIMGVWAFGQSLLHTLFPPELRFASLKLLHRVFSYFSAYCYYDITESDGVNTNELYNAVQLYLSSSASVSGSRLSLTRALNSSSITYSLSSNDRLVDSFNGATVEWEHVVTQRHSPTFSWRPLPEEKRVFTLRLRKNNKHLVLNSYLDFVMDRANDLRRSNQDRLLYTNSRGGSLDSRGHPWESVPFKHPSTFDTLAMDPLKKSEIMADLLDFANGEAFYQKTGRAWKRGYLLYGPPGTGKSSIIAAMANFLGYDIYDLELTEVNTNSELRKLLMKTSSKSIIVIEDIDCSINLTNRNNKLGGRKNAAASPPPGDDGANTITLSGLLNFTDGLWSCCGSERIFVFTTNHIGKLDPALLRSGRMDMHIHMSYCSFPALKILLKNYLDLEESDVEGEEFAAVIDEAEMTPADISEVLIKNRRDKSRAVVELMDGLKIRAEKSRLKKLGMGNVEDEEQEKRALESPQQLQQSCIGDVVDDDKMLRT